A genomic stretch from Saccharomyces paradoxus chromosome XVI, complete sequence includes:
- the REV3 gene encoding DNA-directed DNA polymerase (Catalytic subunit of DNA polymerase zeta~similar to YPL167C): MSGEWNDTTRSDVVSSSSKSDSEYFRIQLNNQDYYMSKPTLLDPSHGESLPLNQFSQVPTIRVFGALSTGHQVLCHVHGILPYMFIKYDGQISDASTLRHQRCAQVHKLLEGKIRASFKREKYDKQDSHSDRLGNLNFVADVSVIKGIPFYGYHVGWMLFYKISLLNPSCLNRVSELIRDGKIFGKRFDIYESHIPYLLQWTADFNLFGCSWINVDKCYFRSPVLNSMLEMDKMALNDELQLLLDRYCDLQYNVLNRRDFPRVGNGLIEIDILPQFIKNRDKLQHRDLHHDFLEKLGDTSDILVKPYVSSTKDMINELAMQRKALSLKEYEVPSETKRHVDGHRWQSSEEFEAFYEKAQDKTSTFDGQIPNFENFIDKNQRFSAIKTPYEALPRLWPSLPQTEINSTNIQNQKREEQIDASFTEYEMWSIENEQEGVQETNVKPQSYSCLPEGLESPKHTVIFLDHQTKPHNTINFSMDCTLTQNMAEKRKFRLSASTDKAPLLSRKRKKAITGGLRYGERAFVYEVPPFGYGDILDKLEAEGFPKMEYKDPFFSNPVDLETKPYAYAGKRFEISSTHVSKRLPVQFGEEIISVYNKPHFDMFSSWKYVLKPPRYDTVRKWYEEEPSIGRKNTESQISMHTRHSKFLYKFASDASVEQKRKKNGVHDSLTHLTLEIHSNTRGYKIPDPAIDEVSMIIWCVEEETFPLDLDIAYEGIMIVHKGSEDSTFATKIQYCIKDIPVMFYESEFDMFEALTDLVLFLDPDILSGFEIHSFSWGYIIERCQKIYQFDIVKELARVKCQFTTKSSDAWGYAHSSGIMITGRHMINIWRALRSDVNLTQYTFESAAFNLLHKRLPHFSFKSLTNMWNAKNNITELKTVICYWLSRAQINIQLLRKQDYIARNIEQARLIGIDFHSVYYRGSQFKVESFLIRICKSESFILLSPGKKDVRKQKALECVPLVMEPESTFYKSPLVVLDFQSLYPSIMIGYNYCYSTMIGRVREISLTDNELGVAKFSLPRNILTLLKNDVTIAPNGIVYAKTSVRKSTLSKMLTDILDVRVMIKKTMNEIGDDNTTLKRLLNNKQLALKLLANVTYGYTSASFSGRMPCSDLADSIVQTGRETLEKAIDIIEKDDTWNAKVVYGDTDSLFVYLPGKTANEAFSIGHAMAERVTQNNPKPIFLKFEKIYHPSILVSKKRYVGFSYQSPAQALPIFDAKGIETVRRDGIPAQQKIVENCIRLLFQTKDLSKIKKYLQGEFSKIQVGKVSAQDFCFAKEVKLGAYKNEKTAPAGAVVVKRRINEDHRAEPQYKERIPYLVVKGKQGQLLRERCVSPEEFLENENLELDSEYYINKTLIPPLNRLFNLIGINVTTWAQEIVKSKKANTTSTKGENIVRVGTSVTCCNCGEEFTKIRSNQLCGDCLEKRSTTSSSFLIKKLKKQNEYETLKTVCRTCSYRYTSDAGIESDHIASRCNSYDCPIFYSRVKAERYLKGNQAVQIEEALISLNDW, encoded by the coding sequence ATGTCGGGGGAATGGAACGATACAACACGGAGCGATGTGGTTAGTTCCTCCTCCAAATCAGATTCAGAGTATTTTAGAATCCAGCTAAATAATCAGGACTACTATATGTCGAAACCCACCTTATTGGACCCATCACACGGTGAAAGCCTGCCCTTAAACCAGTTTTCACAGGTCCCGACTATCAGGGTGTTTGGTGCTTTATCTACAGGTCATCAAGTATTGTGCCACGTCCATGGTATTCTGCCATATATGTTCATCAAGTATGATGGTCAAATATCTGACGCAAGTACATTGAGGCACCAAAGGTGTGCTCAAGTGCATAAATTGCTGGAAGGAAAAATCAGAGCATCCTTTAAAAGGGAAAAGTATGATAAACAAGATTCACATAGCGACAGACTTGGAAATCTCAATTTTGTCGCAGATGTCTCTGTTATAAAGGGCATACCATTTTATGGTTACCACGTTGGTTGGATGCtgttttataaaatttctttgctCAACCCTTCCTGTCTAAACAGGGTTTCCGAGTTGATTAGAGACGGCAagatttttggaaagagaTTCGACATATATGAATCACATATCCCTTACTTACTACAGTGGACCGCCGATTTCAATTTATTTGGATGTTCATGGATAAATGTCGATAAGTGTTATTTTCGCTCACCTGTTTTAAATAGTATGCTCGAAATGGATAAGATGGCATTAAATGATGAACTTCAGTTGTTGCTAGATCGATATTGTGACTTACAGTATAACGTACTCAATAGAAGGGATTTTCCACGAGTTGGAAATGGATTGATTGAGATAGATATACTACCGcaattcatcaaaaataGAGATAAGTTACAGCATAGAGATTTACATCACGACTTCCTGGAGAAACTGGGAGATACCTCTGACATACTTGTCAAACCATATGTATCTTCCACTAAAGACATGATAAATGAACTTGCCATGCAACGAAAAGCATTGtcattgaaagaatatgaaGTGCCGTCAGAGACGAAGCGCCACGTGGATGGTCACAGATGGCAATCTTCTGAAGAATTCGAAGCGTTTTATGAAAAAGCTCAAGATAAAACGAGTACTTTTGATGGCCAAataccaaattttgaaaacttcatAGATAAGAACCAAAGGTTCTCAGCTATCAAAACGCCTTACGAAGCACTGCCACGACTGTGGCCAAGTCTTCCACAGACGGAAATAAACAGTACTAATAtacaaaaccaaaaaaggGAGGAGCAAATTGATGCCTCATTCACAGAATACGAGATGTGGAGTATTGAAAATGAGCAAGAAGGCGTACAAGAAACAAATGTAAAGCCCCAGTCTTATTCATGTTTACCGGAAGGCCTTGAGTCTCCAAAACACACTGTTATATTTTTAGATCATCAAACGAAACCTCACAACAcgataaatttttcaatggaCTGTACTTTAACACAAAATATGGCAGAGAAACGAAAATTCAGATTATCTGCTTCCACTGACAAAGCACCCTTATTATCcaggaagagaaaaaaagctatTACTGGGGGATTACGCTATGGGGAAAGAGCTTTTGTTTATGAAGTGCCTCCCTTTGGTTATGGAGATATTCTTGATAAGTTGGAAGCCGAGGGATTCCCAAAAATGGAGTATAAAGAccctttcttttcaaatccgGTTGATTTAGAAACTAAACCTTATGCGTATGCAGGTAAAAGGTTTGAAATAAGTTCGACACATGTATCCAAAAGATTACCGGTCCAATTTGGGGAAGAGATCATATCAGTTTATAACAAGCCACATTTTGATATGTTTTCCTCCTGGAAATATGTGTTAAAACCGCCTAGATATGATACTGTACGAAAATGGTACGAAGAAGAACCCTCCAtaggaaggaaaaatacTGAGTCCCAGATAAGTATGCACACACGTCACAGTAAGTTTTTATACAAATTTGCTAGTGATGCGTCCGtagaacaaaaaagaaaaaaaaatggagtTCACGACTCTCTTACTCATTTGACACTTGAGATCCATTCAAACACCAGAGGCTATAAAATTCCAGACCCCGCGATAGATGAAGTTTCCATGATTATATGGTGTGTTGAGGAAGAAACCTTTCCTCTGGATTTGGACATTGCTTACGAAGGGATTATGATCGTTCACAAAGGTTCCGAGGATAGTACTTTCGCCACAAAAATTCAGTACTGCATTAAGGACATTCCCGTCATGTTCTATGAAAGTGAATTTGATATGTTTGAAGCGCTCACAGATTTAGTATTGTTTCTTGATCCCGATATTCTTTCCGGTTTTGAGATACACAGTTTTTCTTGGGGTTACATAATTGAAAGGtgtcaaaaaatatatcaatTTGACATTGTCAAGGAACTTGCCCGAGTTAAATGCCAATTCACGACGAAGTCATCGGATGCCTGGGGATATGCCCATTCTTCTGGAATTATGATTACAGGAAGACATATGATCAATATATGGAGAGCATTAAGGTCTGACGTAAATTTAACGCAATATACTTTTGAAAGTGCTGCATTCAATCTCCTCCATAAAAGATTACCTCATTTTTCGTTTAAATCACTAACTAACATGTGGAATGCTAAAAACAACATAACCGAATTAAAGACCGTTATATGTTATTGGTTATCAAGAGCTCAGATAAATATACAACTATTAAGAAAGCAAGATTACATTGCTCGAAATATTGAACAGGCAAGATTGATTGGCATAGATTTTCATTCTGTATATTACAGAGGATCACAATTTAAAGTTGAGTCTTTTTTAATCCGAATATGCAAGTCCGAAAGTTTTATCCTTCTCTCTCCAGGAAAGAAAGATGTTCGCAAACAGAAAGCACTTGAATGTGTACCTTTGGTCATGGAGCCAGAATCTACTTTTTACAAAAGTCCCTTAGTTGTTCTGGATTTCCAATCATTATACCCGTCAATTATGATTGGATATAACTATTGCTATTCGACGATGATAGGACGAGTAAGAGAAATAAGCTTAACGGACAATGAACTTGGAGTAGCTAAGTTTTCGTTACCAAGAAATATTCTGACATTGCTAAAAAATGATGTAACTATTGCGCCGAATGGTATCGTTTATGCGAAGACCTCTGTTAGAAAATCGACGTTATCCAAAATGCTAACGGACATTCTTGATGTTAGAgtaatgataaagaaaacaatgaacGAAATAGGTGATGATAACACCACCCTAAAAAGACTTTTGAACAACAAACAACTAGCACTTAAATTATTGGCGAACGTCACTTACGGTTATACATCAGCCTCGTTCTCTGGACGAATGCCGTGCTCTGATTTAGCTGATAGCATTGTACAAACAGGCAGAGAAACTTTGGAGAAAGCAATAGATATTATTGAGAAAGACGACACTTGGAACGCTAAAGTTGTCTACGGCGACACAGATAGTTTATTTGTGTATTTACCTGGAAAGACTGCTAATGAAGCTTTTTCTATAGGACATGCTATGGCAGAAAGAGTGACTCAAAATAACCCAAaaccaatatttttgaagttcGAAAAAATATACCACCCCTCCATATTAGTTAGCAAAAAAAGGTACGTAGGATTTTCCTATCAGAGTCCTGCCCAAGCCCTTCCTATTTTTGATGCTAAGGGTATTGAAACTGTTAGAAGAGATGGTATCCCAGCCCAGCAGAAGATTGTCGAAAATTGTATAAGATTACTTTTTCAGACGAAAGacctttcaaaaataaaaaagtatcTACAAGgtgaattttccaaaattcaagTAGGCAAGGTATCTGCCCAAGATTTTTGCTTCGCAAAAGAAGTTAAGTTAGGAGCGTATAAAAACGAAAAGACGGCCCCTGCAGGTGCCGTGGTTGTAAAAAGGAGAATAAATGAAGACCATAGAGCAGAACCTCAATACAAGGAGCGCATACCTTATCTCGTTGTTAAGGGTAAGCAAGGACAGCTACTGAGGGAAAGATGCGTATCACCGGAAGAGTTTTTAGAAAACGAGAATTTAGAGCTGGACTCGGAGTACtatataaacaaaactTTGATACCTCCGCTTAATAGATTGTTCAATTTGATTGGTATAAATGTTACTACCTGGGCCCAGGAGATAGTAAAATCTAAGAAGGCCAACACAACTAGTACAAAAGGAGAAAACATAGTAAGGGTAGGAACTTCTGTAACATGTTGTAATTGTGGAGAAGAATTTACCAAAATACGTTCAAATCAGTTATGTGGTGATTGtttagagaaaagaagcaccacatcatcatcgttcctcataaagaaattaaagaaacaaaacGAATACGAAACATTGAAGACCGTGTGCAGGACATGCAGTTATCGTTACACTTCCGATGCGGGAATCGAAAGCGATCATATAGCTAGCAGATGCAATTCCTATGACTGCCCGATATTTTACTCTCGTGTCAAAGCAGAAAGATACTTGAAAGGTAACCAAGCTGTTCAGATAGAGGAGGCGTTAATATCTCTAAATGATTGGTAA
- the ATG29 gene encoding Atg29p (Autophagy-specific protein~similar to YPL166W): MNSRNTVIYIKVKGKRPQGFLDPPKFEWDGAKERQLWAMVSNLNYSQDQIDWQNLSKILETPEFFLKKRTYKLFAKHLELLQLQLEKKRDLEKYSNVQVNEGMPDILHKYIPTLQNDNLLNVPATPLATERQDSEEVETEVTNEVLQHLQTSKILNIHKAKSDNEKKFDDSSAKDGVNKELGCNSSDDDLSSSLSVSKSALEEALMDRLQF, from the coding sequence ATGAATAGTAGGAATACAGTTATTTATATCAAAGTTAAGGGGAAGAGGCCACAAGGATTCTTGGATCCTCCCAAGTTTGAGTGGGATGGTGCAAAGGAGCGGCAGCTCTGGGCAATGGtatcaaatttgaattattCGCAAGATCAAATAGATTGGCAGAATTTATccaaaattcttgaaacaCCAGAATTTTTCCTCAAAAAGAGAACATATAAATTGTTTGCCAAACATTTAGAGCTTTTACAACTACAGttagagaagaaaagagacCTTGAGAAGTATTCAAATGTTCAAGTAAATGAAGGAATGCCTGATATATTACATAAGTATATCCCCACTTTACAGAATGATAATCTATTAAACGTACCCGCAACACCACTAGCCACGGAAAGACAGGATTCCGAAGAAGTTGAGACAGAAGTAACAAATGAGGTGTTACAACATTTGCAAACATCtaaaatattgaatattCACAAGGCAAAATcagataatgaaaagaaattcgATGATAGCTCGGCTAAGGATGGTGTTAATAAGGAACTCGGATGCAATAGTTCAGATGACGACTTATCTTCGAGTCTAAGTGTTAGTAAATCTGCGTTGGAAGAAGCGCTAATGGACAGACTGCAATTCTGA
- the MLH3 gene encoding mismatch repair protein MLH3 (Protein involved in DNA mismatch repair and meiotic recombination~similar to YPL164C): MGQHIKKLDSNVSEKLKSQVSSVSLASAVREIVQNSVDAHATTIDVVVDLPNLSFAVYDDGTGMTRNELNILATQNCTSKIRKMSDLVTMNTYGYRGDALYNISNVSKLFICSKKKDYNSTWLRKFPSKSVMLSENTELPIDPIWKIRPWSRTESGTAVIVEDMLYNLPVRRRILKEEPPFKSFNALKEDMLQILVMHPMVSLNVQCTDKSKGHTEVLFRSKNITEGLTKHQKMSQVLRNVFGAIIPPDMLKKVSLKFNEYKIEGIISKIPVRLKDMQFIYINGRRYTDSMFHGYVDSLFQAQDFGNNNMSSLKTRSVGKPYRSHPLFILDVRCPQTIDDLLQDPSKRIIKPSHILTIEPLIVKTVRSFLTFQGYLSPDKPDSSLEIINCSQKTATLPDSQNQISKCDRVLSSKMKIARINPYIGNSFVNKCNINKNTINYERIKNIRLDGQKSSLRNKLSSSPYNIDVMQDYDSIGKTITNFSISKSVLAKYEVINQVDKKFVLIRCPDQSIHKSPVLVLVDQHACDERIRLEDLFHNLLTEIITGTFVAQDLTDCCFEVDRTEADLLKHYQREFKKWGICYEAIEGTLETSILKIKTLPEILASKYNGDKDYLRMVLMQHAHDLKDFKKLPMDLPHLKNRTSIDKLYWWKYSSCVPTVFHEILNSKACRSAVMFGDELTRQECIILISKLSRCHNPFQCAHGRPSMVPIAELKQREP, encoded by the coding sequence atgGGCCAGCATATTAAGAAATTAGATTCAAATGTTTCGGAAAAGCTGAAATCCCAGGTATCCTCAGTCTCGCTGGCATCAGCGGTTAGAGAAATAGTTCAAAATTCTGTAGATGCACACGCTACTACCATCGATGTCGTGGTCGACCTTCCTAATTTGAGCTTTGCAGTTTACGATGATGGTACTGGCATGACTCGAAATGAACTAAATATATTGGCCACTCAAAATTGTACTTCCAAAATACGAAAAATGAGTGAtttagtaacaatgaaCACCTACGGATACAGAGGGGACGCCTTATATAACATTTCTAACGTCTCGAAATTGTTTATTTgctccaaaaaaaaggattaCAACTCTACATGGCTAAGAAAATTTCCATCTAAAAGCGTCATGCTGAGTGAGAATACTGAGCTCCCTATAGATCctatttggaaaattcGTCCTTGGAGCCGGACAGAATCTGGCACTGCCGTTATCGTTGAGGATATGTTGTATAATTTACCTGTTCGGCGCAGAATTCTAAAGGAAGAACCCCCGTTCAAGAGTTTTAACGCATTGAAGGAAGATATGCTGCAGATACTTGTAATGCATCCGATGGTTTCACTCAACGTACAGTGTACAGACAAATCCAAAGGCCATACGGAAGTTCTTTTCCGTTCAAAGAATATAACTGAGGGGTTAACAAAGCACCAGAAGATGTCTCAAGTATTGAGAAATGTGTTTGGGGCAATAATACCACCGGATATGCTCAAGAAAGTTTCCTTGAAGTTTAATGAATACAAAATTGAAGGTATCATATCTAAGATACCTGTTCGATTGAAGGACATGCAATTCATATATATCAATGGTAGACGTTATACAGACAGCATGTTTCATGGATACGTCGATTCTTTATTCCAAGCACAAGATTTCGGGAATAACAATATGAGTTCACTTAAAACTAGAAGTGTGGGAAAACCTTACCGATCACACCCTCTCTTCATCCTCGATGTTCGGTGTCCCCAAACTATCGACGATCTGCTACAGGATCCATCCAAGAGAATCATAAAACCTTCTCATATTCTCACTATTGAACCACTGATTGTGAAGACTGTTCGCTCCTTTTTGACATTTCAGGGCTACTTATCACCTGATAAACCGGATTCATCTTTGGAAATAATTAATTGTTCACAGAAAACGGCAACATTGCCTGACAGCCAAAACCAAATCAGTAAATGCGATCGAGTGTTGAGctcaaaaatgaaaattgcACGCATCAATCCATACATAGGAAACTCTTTTGTCAATAAATGTAACATAAACAAGAATACAATAAACTATGAAAGAATCAAGAATATAAGACTTGACGGTCAGAAATCAAGCTTGCGGAACAAACTCTCTTCCAGTCCCTACAATATTGATGTTATGCAAGATTATGACAGTATAGGAAAAACAATAACGAATTTTTCCATATCCAAATCTGTCCTGGCAAAATATGAAGTGATCAATCAAGTagacaaaaaatttgttctcATACGTTGTCCAGACCAGTCTATTCATAAATCCCCAGTATTGGTTCTAGTTGACCAACATGCTTGCGATGAAAGAATACGCCTGGAAGACTTATTTCATAATCTATTGACGGAAATTATAACTGGAACCTTTGTTGCACAGGACTTGACTGATTGTTGCTTTGAAGTTGATCGTACTGAGGCTGACTTACTTAAGCATTATCAGCGTGAATTTAAAAAGTGGGGAATCTGTTATGAAGCAATTGAAGGCACATTAGAAACatcaattttgaaaattaaAACATTGCCCGAGATATTAGCTTCTAAGTATAATGGAGATAAAGACTACTTAAGAATGGTCTTAATGCAGCATGCACATGACCTgaaagatttcaaaaaacttCCAATGGATCTGCCCCATTTGAAAAACCGAACTTCGATTGATAAATTATATTGGTGGAAGTACTCGAGCTGTGTTCCGACTGTTTTTCATGAAATCCTTAACAGTAAAGCATGCAGATCGGCCGTTATGTTTGGAGATGAATTAACTCGGCAAGAGTGCATAATTTTGATCAGCAAGCTCTCACGATGCCATAATCCATTCCAGTGCGCCCACGGAAGACCTTCTATGGTACCTATTGCGGAGTTGAAGCAAAGAGAACCTTAG
- the SVS1 gene encoding Svs1p (Cell wall and vacuolar protein~similar to YPL163C): MIFKIFCSLLLVTSNFASALYVNETTSYTPYTKTLSPTYSISPQETTLTYSDETTTFYVTSTLYSTYWFTPSQPATITSTPTTSPATLTTSTNEYTTTYSDTDTTYTSTLTSTYIITLSAESLNEKAEQVSTSVTEIASTITESGSTYTSTLTSTLLVTVYNSQASDAMTTSTAGNAASNIDALEKLVSAEHQSQAVKITSADEDYCSASTVYVTVTSAAVTQLVTTTAEPVVKYITVTADASNVTGTANNGTNI; the protein is encoded by the coding sequence atgattttcaaaatattttgtagTTTACTACTGGTAACTTCCAATTTTGCTTCTGCTCTATATGTCAATGAAACTACGAGCTATACACCATACACTAAGACATTATCTCCAACATACTCTATTTCACCTCAAGAGACCACATTAACGTACAGTGATGAAACAACTACCTTCTACGTAACATCTACTCTGTACTCTACCTACTGGTTCACTCCCTCTCAACCAGCTACTATTACTAGTACACCTACTACTAGCCCCGCTACTTTGACTACATCCACAAATGAATACACCACTACCTATTCGGACACAGACACCACCTACACATCTACTCTAACCTCTACTTATATAATCACTCTCTCTGCGGAATCCCTCAATGAGAAGGCTGAACAGGTTTCCACGAGCGTCACAGAAATTGCTTCTACGATAACTGAGTCGGGCAGCACATACACTTCTACTTTGACTTCAACCTTGTTGGTTACTGTATACAATTCCCAGGCTAGTGATGCAATGACGACGTCTACAGCTGGGAACGCCGCCTCCAACATCGATGCCCTAGAAAAGTTAGTTTCTGCTGAACATCAATCGCAAGCGGTTAAAATCACATCTGCTGATGAAGATTACTGTAGTGCGTCCACTGTATATGTTACAGTTACCTCTGCTGCAGTTACCCAACTAGTTACTACTACGGCGGAGCCAGTTGTTAAATATATTACTGTAACTGCCGATGCCAGTAATGTTACAGGCACTGCTAACAATGGTACCAACATTTAA
- a CDS encoding uncharacterized protein (similar to YPL162C) has protein sequence MYASGGKDTCQLLGPVSLFVQTLMGMTAVVVLLVKRNYEHPRRKMIVWGYDIGKQIIGSLGIHFLNLGISILKKRRKLLFPTTANGDDDEDQCDWYFLNLLLDTTVGIPILWLCLYIIEKVLKFLHFQNIESGNYFPSRTVRSRSRKPLFSAFVKQLLIFIVGLGVMKICVFLVLNYLEEWAYWFADLILGWSDSWPNFQVFLVMFVFPILLNCFQYFCVDNVIRLHSESLTLTNAENFETNTFLNNEIPDLSEASAEAPNKDNNISSYGSII, from the coding sequence ATGTATGCTTCCGGAGGAAAGGACACCTGCCAGTTGCTGGGGCCCGTGTCTCTCTTTGTCCAGACATTGATGGGTATGACAGCAGTGGTTGTTCTATTGgtcaaaagaaattatgaGCATCCAAGGAGAAAAATGATTGTGTGGGGTTACGACATCGGAAAACAGATCATCGGTTCTCTCGGAATCCATTTCTTGAATCTGGGCATAAGcatactgaaaaaaagacgaAAATTACTCTTCCCAACCACTGCAAATGgtgatgacgatgaagacCAATGCGATTGGTATTTCCTCAATTTACTTCTGGATACCACTGTTGGGATTCCAATTCTTTGGTTGTGCTTATAcataattgaaaaagtgCTAAAGTTTTTGCACTTCCAGAATATTGAAAGTGGTAATTATTTTCCATCCAGGACCGTTAGGAGTCGTTCTAGAAAACCCTTATTCTCTGCCTTCGTGAAACAGCTGCTTATATTCATCGTTGGGCTAGGCGTGATGAAAATCTGCGTGTTTTTAGTACTAAATTACTTAGAAGAGTGGGCATATTGGTTTGCCGATCTTATCCTTGGCTGGTCAGATTCATGGCCAAACTTCCAAGTTTTCCTAGTCATGTTTGTCTTCCCAATCTTACTGAATTGCTTCCAGTACTTTTGTGTCGACAATGTCATCAGGTTACATTCTGAGAGCCTAACGCTAACCAAtgcagaaaattttgaaacaaacACATTCCTCAATAACGAAATTCCTGATTTATCGGAAGCCTCGGCTGAAGCCCCTAATAAGGACAACAACATTTCCAGCTATGGTAGCATAATATAG
- the BEM4 gene encoding Bem4p (Protein involved in establishment of cell polarity and bud emergence~similar to YPL161C), whose translation MDYEKILFGLQPILNASSVKDVPMNDVYLGSYLTVMDQLAISLREPNNRDVIGKTGLLSNLVRVLEQTLDYCFHDTNILNHDKIAFFEISSEMIRCIANAISDNDDNRQILLSSGGKKLLTYYIGGILQLNQISSDGTEDDLLDKLQMRSVVLLRNFCIGNIKFTEKLAPFIRGPLFVMLKTTQYTYLTSPEKVILGSDLLNDLLKFNYQNIQISDLFFLSQYIKKISSNVQHNELREIEDVAVEVCSNTETQKPTSQKGQEDVEKEEEEEEEEEEEEEEDDDEDDLNCELLLNLSTCLETIVAKDENINFTNEEQIVLGMQKNLLSSLGWLEPKTFNNKLIVMRRLLSCTGNISANLTNSNKREQSLCIETIKSSTSSYVLAAVLLILCNSVASKSDVIALLKLISLSELIKVGRSFQDPLQYQGLLDLLRKLLNIENAMWLDVKDLFILFQIMKKCHEQAKYYNNLRSLLTNLLNKVLAVLPSSKLQDLINSDPTIISFIAEHGTLTSCIAMDKLLVSKKPNPKEVVTYLWDSIFTFQNLGQAEQLTVSDLFHITKTVGIYLKNSTLTTDVNPIENTLFKNYAQKLILILETVLSFKENIDKGSESCFNNGKFIAGVILNIVKDTECLTPEENNLEALAKSFF comes from the coding sequence ATGGATTAcgaaaagattttatttggTTTGCAACCGATCCTCAATGCGTCTTCAGTTAAGGATGTTCCGATGAACGATGTCTACCTAGGAAGCTACCTAACCGTAATGGACCAATTGGCCATTTCATTGAGAGAACCTAATAACAGAGATGTTATTGGCAAGACTGGACTGCTATCGAACCTGGTAAGGGTATTGGAACAAACACTTGATTATTGCTTTCATGATACGAATATTTTAAATCATGATAAAATAGCGTTTTTTGAGATCAGTTCTGAAATGATTAGATGTATCGCTAATGCAATAAGtgacaatgatgataatcGACAAATTCTCCTATCTTCAGGAGGGAAAAAGCTTCTTACTTATTATATAGGCGGAATACTCCAACTAAACCAAATTTCTTCTGACGGCACCGAAGATGACTTGTTAGATAAATTACAGATGCGGTCGGTAGTGCTACTAAGAAACTTTTGCATTGGAAATATCAAGTTTACAGAGAAATTGGCTCCCTTTATTAGAGGCCCATTATTTGTTATGTTGAAAACTACACAGTATACCTATTTGACATCTCCCGAAAAAGTTATCTTAGGTTCGGATTTATTAAACGATCTTTTAAAGTTCAATTATCAGAATATCCAAATCAGTgatctattttttttaagcCAGtacatcaaaaaaatatcttcGAACGTGCAACATAACGAATTGCGAGAAATAGAAGATGTAGCGGTTGAAGTCTGTTCAAATACTGAAACTCAGAAGCCCACTAGTCAAAAAGGTCAAGAGGAcgttgaaaaagaagaagaagaagaagaagaggaagaggaagaggaagaagaagatgatgatgaggacGATCTGAATTGCGAATTGCTTTTAAATCTATCGACATGTCTTGAAACCATTGTAGccaaagatgaaaatataaattttacaaatgaAGAGCAGATTGTGCTAGGTATGCAAAAAAACCTATTATCATCCTTAGGTTGGTTAGAACCAAAAACCTTCAATAATAAACTAATTGTAATGAGAAGACTCTTATCGTGCACTGGCAACATCTCCGCCAATCTAACCAACTCAAACAAACGAGAGCAATCATTATGCATCGAAACTATCAAGAGCTCCACAAGTAGTTATGTCTTAGCTGCGGTTTTGCTAATATTATGTAACTCAGTTGCATCCAAAAGTGACGTTATCGCATTGCTAAAACTTATATCTCTTAGCGAATTGATCAAGGTTGGCCGCTCGTTCCAAGACCCATTACAATATCAAGGGCTTTTAGATTTACTGAGAAAGCTGCTAAACATAGAAAATGCTATGTGGCTAGATGTCAAGGATCTTTTCATCTTATTTcaaattatgaaaaaatgtcaCGAACAAGCTAAATATTATAACAACCTGAGATCGTTATTAACAAATTTACTAAACAAAGTTTTGGCCGTACTGCCAAGTTCAAAACTACAAGACCTAATTAACAGTGATCCAACGATCATATCCTTTATAGCGGAACACGGAACATTGACGTCCTGTATTGCGATGGATAAGCTACTTGTGTCCAAGAAACCCAATCCTAAAGAAGTTGTTACGTATTTATGGGATTCGATCTTCACATTCCAAAATCTAGGTCAAGCAGAACAACTAACCGTGTCAGATTTATTTCATATCACAAAAACAGTTGgaatttatttaaaaaattcaacTCTGACAACTGACGTCAATCCAATTGAGAATACACTGTTCAAGAATTATGCTCAAAAGTTAATCCTGATATTAGAGACTGTACTTtcatttaaagaaaatatagatAAAGGTAGCGAGAGCTGTTTTAACAATGGAAAGTTTATTGCCGGTGTGATATTAAACATTGTTAAAGATACGGAATGCTTAACGCCAGAAGAGAACAACTTAGAAGCACTAGCCAAATCGTTTTTTTAG